The sequence CTGTGGAACCGGACGTCGCGGGCGGCCTACGAACGGGTGCAGGAGCACTACACGTGGGGTCTCTACGCCCAGCGTCTGCTGGCCCTGTCGCGGGTCTACGGATTCTGGAAGTACATCACGAACATCGAGCGCGAGGAGACGGCCCGGTACCTGGACATGTTCTACGGGCTGATGGTCCGGCCCCTGGCCATGGGGGTCAGCGACCGGTCCTCCTGAAGACGGCCCGCACAACCGGGGAATCCCCGGTTTCTTGACCACTCGGGGTCTTGGTGTTAGCTTCCCGCGTCCGGTCTGGGGCCCATAGCTCAGTGGTCAGAGCAGACGGCTCATAACCGTTCGGTCCCAGGTTCGAGTCCTGGTGGGCCCACTCCTTCGGGAGACGATCGGGTGGCCACCCGGAGTCGTCCACCGGCGCCGGGCGACCGGTGTACGGATCGGGCGATTAGCTCAGCTGGCTAGAGCGCTCGCCTCACACGCGAGAGGTCACTGGTTCGAGTCCAGTATCGCCCACCATCGTCTTCCGATGCCGGCCCACGAGGTCGGCCACCCGCGGCGCCTTCGGCGGGCGCGCGACAGATCACCATCGGGGCCGTTGGATGGCCCGAGGAGTTGATCCCAACGAAGTCGTCGGTCTGCATCGTCCCGCCCTTCGCCGTGCGTCGGTCGTTCCCGGACCAGCCGCACGGCGGTGCAACGATGCCATCCGAAACCAGCGAGGGGTGGGCCGACCGGCCTGCCCCTCGTTTCGTTTCGGACCCTGTCCCGAGCCCCCCGCTTGGAGGCGAGCAGCTGTGAGTCCTTCGATCGATCCCCGCATCCTGAGCCAGATCGCCCATCTCGACGGTCAGGTCCATCGTCATCGCTCCGCCATCGCCGCCGGCCGCAAGCGCGAGTCGAACCTCGAGCAGCTACGGACCGAGTACGCAGCCGAGGCCAAGGGCCGGAAGAACCGCGTCGAGGAACTGGAGCAGGCGAACAAGTCGCTCGAGAAGGAGATCGAGGAGATCCAGGGCCAGGCCAAGCGGCACAACAGTCGCTTGAACGAGATCCAGGACACCCGCGAGTACCGCGCCCTGAACGAAGAGGTGCGCTATCTCCGCCGGCAGATCGAGACCAAGGAAGAGACGGTCCTGGCCAACATGGAGTTGCTCGAGAAGGCGCGGGCCGAGTTCGAGGAGGCCAACGCCGACTTCGAGGCGAAGGCGAAGGAAGTGACCGAGGAGATCGAGTCGATCCACGCCGAGCGCACCCGGCGCGAGACCGCCATGGCCGACGCGAGCAAGTCCCTCGACCAGTTCCTCGACCAGGCGGGCGAGGCCACGGCGCGCTGGTGGCGCCGCCGGGCCGAGCGGATGCCGCTGCCCGTGGTGTGGGCCACGAAGGACGCCTGCGGCTTCTGCCACACGAAGCTCACCCCGCAGAAGGCGCTCGAGGTGAGCCAGGGCCGGACCCGGGTCGTGTGTGACACCTGCGGGCGGATCGTGGTCGAGGCCCTGCACGAAGACTCGACGGTGTCCTAGTGGGTCGCCCGGACATCAGCGAGTTCGCCCTGCCGCCCGCCGAGTCCCCGTATCCCCACGGCGGACCGGCCGTCGTCTACACCGACGGCGCCTCCCGTGGCAATCCCGGGCCGGCGGCCTACGGCTGTGTGTACGCGCTCGAAGACGGCACCGTGCTCTGTGCCGAGGGCGTGGGCATCGGCGACGACACGAACAACGTGGCCGAATGGAAGGGCTGCATCGCCGCGCTGGAGCGGCTGACCGCCTGGGGAGTGACCGACGCGGTGCTGCGGTTGGACAGCGAACTCGTGGTGAAGCAGCTGCGGGGGATCTACAAGGTCAAGAAGGAGCACCTTCGCCCGCTCCACGAACGCGCCCGGACGCTGAGCGCGAGGATTCCGTCGTTCCGGATCGAGCACGTGCGGCGCGCGGACAACGCGCTGGCCGACGCCATGGCGAACTCCGCGCTCGACGAGGGCACGGCACGAGCCGACGCTTCCCACTGAGGGCTTTCGCGGCTACATTTCTGCTGCGAAGAGTCGGAGCCGGACAGGCGACCGCGAGCCCGCCTCCGGGCGGGAGCGAGGAAAGTCCGGGCACCACAGGGCAGGACGCTGGGTAACTCCCAGGGGGAGCGATCCCACGGAAAGTGCCACAGAGAACAGACCGCCTAAGCGGGCTCCGGCCCGCCGGCAAGGGTGAAACGGTGGGGTAAGAGCCCACCGCCTCTCCGGTGACGGAGAGGGCACGGTAAACCCCGTCTGGTGCAAGACCGAATAGGGGAGGAGAGACTGCCCGTCTCGACGACTCCCGGGTGGGTCGCTCGAGCCCGTGGGAAACCACGGGCCCAGAGAAATGGCCGCCACCCGTCGTGCCGTGAGGCGTGACGGTCACAGAACCCGGCTTACGACCGACTCCGACTCTTACGCCCCGGCCCCCCGGACGAACCCGTCATGCCTCAGCAGTCGAGCACCCCGGACGGCGGCCCCGGTCCGCTGTGGGATCTCCCCACCCGCGACGACCTCCGGGCCGGCGCCGACCTCGCGCATGCGCTCGCGCTGCCGACGGTGGCCGGACAGATCCTCTGGCGGCGGGGATTCACCGCGGCCGAGGCCGCGGCACGGTGGCTCGAGCCCGACGCGGCCGATCTGCACGATCCCTCCGATCTCCCCGACCTGGACGCCGCCGTGGTCAGGATCGGGCACGCGATCGACGACGGCGAGCGGATCGTCGTCCACGGCGACTACGACGCCGACGGGATCTGCGGAACCGCGCTGCTCACCCGTGGTCTGCGCCGGTTGGGAGCGGTGGTCGAGCCCTTCGTTCCCGATCGCCAGCGCGACGGGTACGGGGTCGCCCGTCGGCTGATCGAGCACGCGGGCCGCAGTCACGTGGGCCTGCTGATCACCGTCGACACCGGCAGCGCGGCGCACGAGGCCCTGGGCCGGGCGCGCGAACTCGGGATCGACGTGATCGTGTGCGATCACCATCGTTTCGAGCGGCATCCCGACGGCGCAGAGTGGTTCGTGAACCCTCTGCGTCCCGACAGCCGCTACCCGCACGCCGACCTTTGCGGTGGCGGGATCGCGTACCAGCTGCTGCGCGCCGTGGCCGCCGCCCGCGGTGGAGACGCCGACGAAGAGCTCCCCCTGGCCGCACTCGCCACCATCGGCGACCAGATGCCCCTGCGCGGCGAGAATCGAATCCTGGTACGCCGGGGGCTCGCGGCTCTCGGTGCCACCCGGATCCCGGGCCTGCGCGCGCTGATGGAGGTCGCGCGGATCGGCCGGCGGGTCGACGTCGAGGACGTGGCCTTCCAGATCGCTCCGCGCATCAATGCGCCGGGGCGGATCGAGCGCGCCCGGACCACGCTCGACCTGTTGCTCGCACCCGACGCGGTGTCCGCACGCAGCGGGGCGCAGCGGCTCGAGGCCCTGAACCGCGAGCGCAAGCGGATCGGCGCCGAGTGCGCCGACGACGCGGTCGCCATGGCGGAGCGCCGGATCGCGGAGCGCGATCCCGCGGGTCTGGTTCTGTCGTCGCCGGCGTGGCACCGGGGCGTGGTCGGGATCGCGGCGGCGAAGGTCGCCCGTGCCTACGGTCGGCCGGCCCTGCTGCTGGCGGTCGAGGGCGACGGGGCGGTGGGCAGCGCCCGGAGCGTGCCCGGTGTGGACCTCGTCGAGGTGCTCGACCAGTGCGCCGACCTGCTCGATCGCTATGGCGGGCACGCGGCCGCGGCCGGTCTGGCCGTGGCGTCGGAGCATGTCGCGGAGCTCGAGGACCGCTTCCACCGTGCCATCCGGCGCCCGGCGGGCGCCGAGGTCGCCCCGCCCCTGCGCATCGACGCGATCCTGGGCCACGAAGACCTCGACGAGGACCTGGCCGCGTTCTTGAATGCCCTGGGTCCTTTCGGGCAGGACAACCCCAGTCCCCGCCTCGCGGGGCTGGGATGGCGGCATCGGCGGTCGCCCCGCGTGGTCGGAGAGCGTCACCTGCGGCTGGATCTCGACCACGGAGGGCGCGCGCGGGGCCTGATCGCGTTCGGGCAGGCCGAGGCCTGGATGCCCACGGCGGTGGGAGCACCCGACCTCGACGTGGCCTTCACCGTGCGGTACCGACCCGATTCGAATTACGATGTATGGGAGCTCACACTCGACGGACTCCGACCTGCCTCCGGCTCCGGGCCCGCGGTGGGTGGTCAGGAACCAGGAGGAACCCAGGAGCAACCTTGATCTCGAAGCCGGCGACACGCACCAATCCCCTCGACCTCGAAGGCCGCATGTCCGCGGTCGTCGAACAGGTGCGCGCGTACCACGCGGAGGCCGATCTCGAGAAACTCTGGCGCGGGTTCCACGTTGGCCGCGACGCCCACGACGGGCAGAACCGCAAGAGCGGTGAGCCCTACTTCACCCACTGTGTGAGCGTGGCCGAGGCCCTTACGGACCTCCGTATGGACGTCGACACGATCGTGGCGGGGCTGCTGCACGACGTGGTCGAAGACACCGGAATCGGACTCGACGACGTGCGCGAGACCTTCGGTGACGACGTGGCCCTGCTCGTCGACGGCGTGACCAAGATCAACGAGATCCGCTACGCCAATCCCGAGGCGCAGCAGGCCGAGAACTACCGCAAGATGCTGCTGACGATGGCCAAGGACGTGCGGGTCATCCTGATCAAGCTCTGCGACCGCCTGCACAACATGCGCACGATCGCCTCGCTGTCGCGTCACCGGCAGGAGGCGATCGCGCAGGAGACGCTGAACGTCTACGCGCCGCTGGCCCACCGCTTCGGGATCGCCCGGCTGAAGTGGGAGCTCGAGGACCTCGCGTTCGAGACCCTGCATCCCGACGACCACGCCGCGATCCTGCAGGGCATCCGCGAGCAACGGTCCGAGCGGGAGGGCATCATCGAGGCCTTCACCCGGCCGCTGTGTCGCCTGCTCGACAAGGCGGGGATGAGCTACGAGGTCCAGGGCCGACCGAAGCACTACTACTCGGTCTGGCGGAAGATGCAGTCGCGCAGCATGCCGCTCGCCAAGATCTTCGACCTGCTGGCCGTCCGGTTGATCGTGGACGAAGTCGGCGATTGCTACCATGCGCTGGGCCTGGTGCACGCCAACTGGGTGCCGATCCACGACCGGTTGAAGGACTACATCGCCAATCCGAAGCAGAACGCCTACCAGTCGCTGCACACCACCGTGCACGGCCCCGACGGCCATCTGATCGAGGTGCAGATCCGTACCCACGAGATGCATCGCCGCGCCGAGGTGGGGATCGCCGCACACTGGCTCTACAAGGAAGGTCGCGACGACCGTCCGGCCAAGCCCGGCGACCGCCTCGACGAACAGATGCAGTGGTTCCGCGAGGTGCTCGAACTGCAGCAGGACGTCCACGACCCGCGCGAGTTCATGGAGGCGCTGAAGATCGACCTCTTCCAGGACGAGGTCTACGTCTTCAGTCCCAAGGGCGAGGTCTTCAAGATGGCGCAGGGGTCCACGCCGCTGGACTTCGCGTTCCACGTGCACAGCGAGGTCGGTCTGCACTGTAGCGGGGCGCGGGTCGACGGACGGCTCGTGTCGTTGCGTTATCCGCTGCGCAGTGGTGAGACGGTCGAGGTGCTCACGAACAAGAACGCCAGTCCCAGCCCCGGCTGGCTCGAGATCGTCCAGACCAGCAAGGCCAAGCACAAGATCCGGCAGTGGATCAAGGCCACGCAGTTCGAAGAGTCGGTCAAGCTGGGCCGCGAGATGGTCGAGCGCGAGCTGAAGAAGCGCAAGGCGCTCGACCTGTTCGAGTCGAAGATCGAAGAGGTGTCGCAGGATCTGGGGCACACCGACCCCGACCGGCTGCTCGCGGCCATCGGCAACGGTGCGGTGCCGCTGCAGCGGGTGCTGAACAAGATGGCGCCGCCGCCCGAGAAGAAGCGCCGGATCATCCCGCTTCCCGACCGCCTGTCGAAGGCGCTCAAGCGTCCCGCGGCCGGAGGGGTGCGGATCCAGGGCGTGGACAACCTCATGATCAGCTTCGCCAAGTGCTGCCAGCCGGTGCCGGGCGATGCGATCAAGGGAATCGTGACCATCGGCCGTGGCGTGAGTGTTCACCGCGCCGACTGCGACAACCTCGGCCCCGACCGCATCGAGCCCGAGCGCCTGATCGACGTGAACTGGGACGTGGGCGAAGAGACCGCGTTCCCCGTGCAGTTGATCGTGGCCGGGCACGACCGCCTGAATCTGTTGGCCGACATCTCGCGAGCGATCAGCGACATGGGCGTGAACATCCAGGCCGGCAGTTTCGAAGGCGAGCACGAGTACGCCCACTGCACCTTCGTGATCGAGGTCCGCAACCTGTCGCACCTCGACCGGATCATCCGCGCGATCCGGGGCCTGAACGGGGTGGACCGGGTCGAACGCGCTGCGGTCGGTCTCAGCGACGGGACGGCATTCGAGTCCGGGACCGACGCATGAGGGTCGTCCTGCAGCGCGTTCGTCAGGCCTCGGTCACCGTGGCCGACACCGTGACCGGATCGATCGACCGCGGGCTGTTGATCCTCTGTGCCTTCCGCGAGAACGACACCGAAGCCGAGCTCGAGTGGATGGCGCGCAAGTGTGTCGAGTTGCGGATCTTTCCCGACGACGAGGGAAAGATGAACCGCGGCCTGCGCGACGTGGACGGCGCCGTGCTCGTGGTGTCGCAGTTCACCCTCTACGGCGATGCGCGCAAGGGACGTCGTCCGAGCTTCGTGGGCTCGGCTCCGGGCGAGCAGGCCGAGCGTCTGTACGATCGTTTCGTCCGGTGTCTCCGGGACCTCGACGTCCGCGTGGCCACCGGCATCTTCGCCGCCGACATGCAGGTCGAACTGCAGAACGACGGTCCGGTCACGTTGATCCTCGACCGCGATGCCGACGGCGGAGCATGAACGGGCACCCCTTCCTGCGACCCGGTGATCGACCGCTGGTCCTGGCCAGCCGCAGTCCGCGGCGGGCCGAGATCCTGCGGGCGCAGGGACTCGACTTCACCGTGCAACCGGCGGGCATCGACGAGACCGTGCTCGACGACGAGACCCCCGCGGCGCACGTTTGTCGGCTCGCCCTGGAGAAGGCGCGCGCCGTGGCGGCGGATCATCCCGACGCCATGGTCCTCGGCTCGGACACCGTGGTGGTGATCGACGGCGAGATCCTCGGAAAGCCCGAGGACGAGGCCGAGGCGCGGGCCATGCTGCGACGCCTCGCCGGCCGCGAGCACGCGGTGTACAGTTCGGCCGCGCTGGTCACCGACGGGACGCAGGGCGTGGACCACGACGTCACGCGGGTGCGCTTCCGGGAACTCGACCACGTCGAGATCGCGGCCTACGTGGCCAGCGGCGAGCCCATGGACAAGGCCGGGGCCTACGGGATCCAGCAGCGCGGTGCGCTGCTGGTGGCCGGAATCGACGGCTGCTACTTCAACGTGATGGGCCTGCCGCTGCAGGCCTTCCGGCGCGTCTGGATCGAGGTCGTGGGGCCGATCGCCGGCCACCCGGCGGGCCCGGCGAACCCGACCGACACGGGAACAGGAGGATCGGCGTGAGCACTTCCACCGTGGCCTACCGCGACGGAGCGGTCCACCTGCTCGACCAGACCCGGCTGCCGCACCACGAAGAGGTGCTGGTCTGCGGCGACGTGCCGACCCTGGTCGACGCGATCCGCCGCCTGGTGGTGCGCGGCGCGCCGGCGATCGGCGTGGCCGCCGGCCACGGCGTGGTCATGGCCGCCGAACGCCGCCTGGACACCGGTGGCGACTTCGTGGCGGGCGTGCGCGAGGACATCGAGACCCTGCGCGCGTCGCGGCCGACCGCCGTGAACCTCGGCTGGGCGCTCGACCGCCAGGTGGTCGTGCTCGACCGGATGGCCGCCGCCGAGCCCACCGCCGTGCGCGACGCCCTGGCCGCCGAGGCCCGGGCGATCCACGCCGAGGACGAGGAGCTGTGCCGGCGCATGGGGCGCTTCGGCGCCGAGCTGTTGCCCGACCCGGCCACGGTGATCACCCACTGCAACACCGGTGCCCTGGCCACCGCCGGCATCGGCACGGCCCTGGGCGTGATCCTCACCGCCGCCGAACAGGGACGCACCGTGAAGGTGTTCGCCGACGAGACCCGCCCGCTGCTGCAGGGCGCCCGGCTCACGGCCTGGGAGCTGCGGCGGGCCGGAGTGGGCGTCGAGGTGATGAGCGACGGGGCGGCCGGCTGGTGCCTGCACACCCAGCCCGTCGACGCCGTTCTGGTGGGCAGCGACCGGATCGCCGCCAACGGCGACGTGGCCAACAAGATCGGCACCTACCCGCTGGCCGTCCTGGCCCGTCGCCACGGGGTGCCGTTCTACGTGGTGGCCCCGACGAGCACCGTGGACTTGACGCTGCCGGCCGGAGATGGCATTCCCATCGAACAGCGCGATTCCGCCGAGGTGACCGCCTACGGCGGGCATCCGGTGGCCCCGGAGGGGGTCGGGGGCTTCAATCCGGCCTTCGACGTCACCCCGGCCGAACTGGTGTCGGCCATCGTGACCGACCAGGGGGTGTTGCGGCCGCCCTACGGCCCGGCCCTGGAGTCCGCGGTGGCGGCCTCGCGCGCAAACCACTGATCCCGCGGCGCCTGCGGCGCCCGTGGTTCCTTGACACGCTCGCGAGCGGTTGTTAATTTTGCGAGCCTTGCGCCGACGGGCCTGAGCCCGTGGGCGCCGTCGTGCCCGCGCGCCGCCCGCTCACGAGCGGAGGCCGGATCGCAGCGGGACGCACTGGGATTTCCCCGTCTGGGCAGCTGGACGTTCGGAACTCCGCACCGGGTCGTCCGGGGCGGAGTCGATCGTGAGGGCTCCGGGCTCGTTCGGAGCACCCGACGACCGGACATCCGCGTGGAGGCAGAACCGTGAAGATGACCGTGAGCGCCAAGGCCGAGACCGTCGAGCGTCGCTGGTACGTGGTCGACGCCGCGTCGGCCCCGCTGGGCCGTGTCGCGAGCCGGGTGGCGACCGTGCTCCGAGGCAAGCACAAGCCGAGCTACACGCCCCACGTCGACTGCGGCGACCACGTGATCGTGGTGAACGCCGAGCAGCTCCAGCTGACCGGCGGCAAGTTGGACGGCAAGATCTACGACCGGTATTCCGGTTACCAGAGCGGTCGGTACCTCCGCACCGCCCGCGAGCAGATGGATCGCGACCCACGGGTCGTGGTCGAGTCCGCCGTACGCGGCATGCTGCCCAAGAACAAACTGGGCCGCTCGATGATCAAGAAGCTGAAGGTGTACACCGGCGCCGAGCATCCGCACGCCGCCCAGAGCCCCGAGCCGCTCGAGTTGAATCTCTAGAGTGACGTTCGCGCCGGGTTCGGCGCGCCGGAGAGAGCATGAACGAAACGCAGACGACGACTCGTCCGATCGCCGACCGGGCCTACGCCACGGGACGCCGCAAGGAGGCCACCGCGCGCGTGTGGATCACTCCTGGTTCCGGCAAGTTCACGGTCAACGGCCGCGCCTTCGAGGATTATTTTCCCACGCCGACTCGCCGCATGGTGATCGAGCAGCCACTGACGCTGGTCGAGCGCAAGGGTGAGCTCGACGTCTTGGTGACCGTGCGTGGTGGCGGTGTGGGGGGTCAGGCGGGCGCCGTGCGTCACGCCCTCGCCCGCGCCCTGGTGAACATGGACGAGGAGCTGCGCCAGACCCTGCGTAAGGCCGGGTTCCTCACGCGCGATGCCCGCGAGGTCGAGCGCAAGAAGTACGGTCAGCCGGGCGCACGCAAGCGCTTCCAGTTCAGCAAGCGCTAGGCTGGACGATCAGACCGGGGGTGCCACGGCGCTCCCGGAAATCCGCACCCGACCCCGAGCCTGTCCGCACAGGTGCGCCGAAGGGCGTCGCGGAAGGTGTCGACGGGCGGGGAGGCACAACCTGGATCCCACGGGCGGCGCAAGGTGCGTCGCGCCAGAGAGGTGAAACATGGCCGTCGAGGTCACGCTCAAGGAATTGCTCGAAGCGGGTGTCCATTTCGGACACCAGACCCGCAAGTGGAACCCCAAGATGCGCGATTACATCTTCATCGCGCGCGGTGGGATCCACATCATCGATCTGCAGAAGACGATGAGTCACATCCGTCCCGCCTTCGAGTTCCTGACGAAGACGGCCGCCTCGGGCAAGAAGGTCCTCTTCATCGCCACCAAGAAGCAGGCGCGTCAGCCGCTGGTGGAGGCCGCCGAGGCCGTGAACCAGCCCTACGTGTCCGAGCGCTGGCTCGGGGGCATGCTCACCAACTTCCAGACCATCAGCGGCAGCATCCGCAAGCTCGAGGAGATCGAGTCGAGGATCGCCGGCGGTCAGTCCGAGCAGATGACCAAGAAGGAACTGCTCGAGTACACACGGCAGCACGAGAAGCTGGTGCGTAACCTCGGCGGGATCCGCGACCTGAAGCGGCTCCCCGGTGCGGTCTTCGTGATCGACGCCAAGGAAGAGGAGACCGCGGTCAAGGAAGCCAACAAGCTCGGCATCCCCGTGGTCGGAATCGTCGACACCAACGCCGATCCCGATGTGATCGACTACCCGGTGCCCGGCAACGACGACGCGATCCGCTCGATCCAGCTCTTCGCGCGCCTGGCCAAGGAAGCCATCGCCGAGGGTCTGGCCCTGGGCAGCGAGGGCCAGAGCGCCGAGGTCGAGAAGCAGGAGGCCAAGGCCCAGGGCGAAGCCGCGAGCAGCGGACAGGCCCAGAGCAGCACGACCGAGGTCACGAGCAAGTCCGCCGGTTAGTCCATTCGCCTTCCGGGGGTCCAGCGGGATCCCCACCCGGTTCCCCGGAACCGACTCCCAGACCGTGACCGGAACGATCGCCACGCCCGGCCCCGCGTCGAGCGCCGCGATCCGCCCGGCAGGATCGTGAACACTTCCACCTCGAGGAAATCCGCCCCATGAGCATCAGCGCCGCCCAGGTCAAGGAGCTCCGGGAACGCACCGGAGCCGGCATGATGGACTGCAAGAAGGCCCTGACCGAGACCGACGGTGACGTCGACAAGGCCATCGAGTTCCTGCGCACCAAGGGCATGGCCAAGGCCGAGAAGAAGGCCGACCGCGCGACCAAGCAGGGTCTGGTGGAGAGCTACATCCATCCCGGCGGCGGCGTGGGCGTGCTCGTCGAGGTGCTGTGCGAGACCGACTTCGTGGCCCGCACCGACGACTTCAAGGGCTTCGTGCACGACGTGGCCATGCACATCGCGGCGACCGGCCCGCTGGCCCTGAGCGCCGACGAGCTCGACCAGTCCACGCTCGAGGCCGAGCGCGAGATCTACGTGAAGCAGGCCATGGAAGAGGGCAAGCCGCAGGAGATCGCCGAGAAGATGGTCGAGGGGCGGCTGAAGAAGTTCCGCAAGGAGAACGCCCTGCTCGAGCAGCCCTTCGTGAAGAATCCCGACCAGACGATCGAGGAGCTGGTGAAGGAGAAGGTGGCCAGCCTGGGTGAGAACATCCGGATCCACCGCTTCGCCCGTTTCGCGATCGGGGACTGAACACCGAACCGATCTTCCGAGCGCCCGTTCCGATTGGAGCGGGCGCTCTTCTAGGACCATGGCCCGTTACCGACGCATCCTGCTGAAGCTGAGCG is a genomic window of Candidatus Krumholzibacteriia bacterium containing:
- a CDS encoding ribonuclease HI family protein, whose product is MGRPDISEFALPPAESPYPHGGPAVVYTDGASRGNPGPAAYGCVYALEDGTVLCAEGVGIGDDTNNVAEWKGCIAALERLTAWGVTDAVLRLDSELVVKQLRGIYKVKKEHLRPLHERARTLSARIPSFRIEHVRRADNALADAMANSALDEGTARADASH
- the recJ gene encoding single-stranded-DNA-specific exonuclease RecJ produces the protein MPQQSSTPDGGPGPLWDLPTRDDLRAGADLAHALALPTVAGQILWRRGFTAAEAAARWLEPDAADLHDPSDLPDLDAAVVRIGHAIDDGERIVVHGDYDADGICGTALLTRGLRRLGAVVEPFVPDRQRDGYGVARRLIEHAGRSHVGLLITVDTGSAAHEALGRARELGIDVIVCDHHRFERHPDGAEWFVNPLRPDSRYPHADLCGGGIAYQLLRAVAAARGGDADEELPLAALATIGDQMPLRGENRILVRRGLAALGATRIPGLRALMEVARIGRRVDVEDVAFQIAPRINAPGRIERARTTLDLLLAPDAVSARSGAQRLEALNRERKRIGAECADDAVAMAERRIAERDPAGLVLSSPAWHRGVVGIAAAKVARAYGRPALLLAVEGDGAVGSARSVPGVDLVEVLDQCADLLDRYGGHAAAAGLAVASEHVAELEDRFHRAIRRPAGAEVAPPLRIDAILGHEDLDEDLAAFLNALGPFGQDNPSPRLAGLGWRHRRSPRVVGERHLRLDLDHGGRARGLIAFGQAEAWMPTAVGAPDLDVAFTVRYRPDSNYDVWELTLDGLRPASGSGPAVGGQEPGGTQEQP
- a CDS encoding bifunctional (p)ppGpp synthetase/guanosine-3',5'-bis(diphosphate) 3'-pyrophosphohydrolase; its protein translation is MISKPATRTNPLDLEGRMSAVVEQVRAYHAEADLEKLWRGFHVGRDAHDGQNRKSGEPYFTHCVSVAEALTDLRMDVDTIVAGLLHDVVEDTGIGLDDVRETFGDDVALLVDGVTKINEIRYANPEAQQAENYRKMLLTMAKDVRVILIKLCDRLHNMRTIASLSRHRQEAIAQETLNVYAPLAHRFGIARLKWELEDLAFETLHPDDHAAILQGIREQRSEREGIIEAFTRPLCRLLDKAGMSYEVQGRPKHYYSVWRKMQSRSMPLAKIFDLLAVRLIVDEVGDCYHALGLVHANWVPIHDRLKDYIANPKQNAYQSLHTTVHGPDGHLIEVQIRTHEMHRRAEVGIAAHWLYKEGRDDRPAKPGDRLDEQMQWFREVLELQQDVHDPREFMEALKIDLFQDEVYVFSPKGEVFKMAQGSTPLDFAFHVHSEVGLHCSGARVDGRLVSLRYPLRSGETVEVLTNKNASPSPGWLEIVQTSKAKHKIRQWIKATQFEESVKLGREMVERELKKRKALDLFESKIEEVSQDLGHTDPDRLLAAIGNGAVPLQRVLNKMAPPPEKKRRIIPLPDRLSKALKRPAAGGVRIQGVDNLMISFAKCCQPVPGDAIKGIVTIGRGVSVHRADCDNLGPDRIEPERLIDVNWDVGEETAFPVQLIVAGHDRLNLLADISRAISDMGVNIQAGSFEGEHEYAHCTFVIEVRNLSHLDRIIRAIRGLNGVDRVERAAVGLSDGTAFESGTDA
- the dtd gene encoding D-aminoacyl-tRNA deacylase, which gives rise to MRVVLQRVRQASVTVADTVTGSIDRGLLILCAFRENDTEAELEWMARKCVELRIFPDDEGKMNRGLRDVDGAVLVVSQFTLYGDARKGRRPSFVGSAPGEQAERLYDRFVRCLRDLDVRVATGIFAADMQVELQNDGPVTLILDRDADGGA
- a CDS encoding Maf family protein, giving the protein MNGHPFLRPGDRPLVLASRSPRRAEILRAQGLDFTVQPAGIDETVLDDETPAAHVCRLALEKARAVAADHPDAMVLGSDTVVVIDGEILGKPEDEAEARAMLRRLAGREHAVYSSAALVTDGTQGVDHDVTRVRFRELDHVEIAAYVASGEPMDKAGAYGIQQRGALLVAGIDGCYFNVMGLPLQAFRRVWIEVVGPIAGHPAGPANPTDTGTGGSA
- the mtnA gene encoding S-methyl-5-thioribose-1-phosphate isomerase, with the protein product MSTSTVAYRDGAVHLLDQTRLPHHEEVLVCGDVPTLVDAIRRLVVRGAPAIGVAAGHGVVMAAERRLDTGGDFVAGVREDIETLRASRPTAVNLGWALDRQVVVLDRMAAAEPTAVRDALAAEARAIHAEDEELCRRMGRFGAELLPDPATVITHCNTGALATAGIGTALGVILTAAEQGRTVKVFADETRPLLQGARLTAWELRRAGVGVEVMSDGAAGWCLHTQPVDAVLVGSDRIAANGDVANKIGTYPLAVLARRHGVPFYVVAPTSTVDLTLPAGDGIPIEQRDSAEVTAYGGHPVAPEGVGGFNPAFDVTPAELVSAIVTDQGVLRPPYGPALESAVAASRANH
- the rplM gene encoding 50S ribosomal protein L13, which produces MTVSAKAETVERRWYVVDAASAPLGRVASRVATVLRGKHKPSYTPHVDCGDHVIVVNAEQLQLTGGKLDGKIYDRYSGYQSGRYLRTAREQMDRDPRVVVESAVRGMLPKNKLGRSMIKKLKVYTGAEHPHAAQSPEPLELNL
- the rpsI gene encoding 30S ribosomal protein S9, whose amino-acid sequence is MNETQTTTRPIADRAYATGRRKEATARVWITPGSGKFTVNGRAFEDYFPTPTRRMVIEQPLTLVERKGELDVLVTVRGGGVGGQAGAVRHALARALVNMDEELRQTLRKAGFLTRDAREVERKKYGQPGARKRFQFSKR
- the rpsB gene encoding 30S ribosomal protein S2, yielding MAVEVTLKELLEAGVHFGHQTRKWNPKMRDYIFIARGGIHIIDLQKTMSHIRPAFEFLTKTAASGKKVLFIATKKQARQPLVEAAEAVNQPYVSERWLGGMLTNFQTISGSIRKLEEIESRIAGGQSEQMTKKELLEYTRQHEKLVRNLGGIRDLKRLPGAVFVIDAKEEETAVKEANKLGIPVVGIVDTNADPDVIDYPVPGNDDAIRSIQLFARLAKEAIAEGLALGSEGQSAEVEKQEAKAQGEAASSGQAQSSTTEVTSKSAG
- the tsf gene encoding translation elongation factor Ts, which translates into the protein MSISAAQVKELRERTGAGMMDCKKALTETDGDVDKAIEFLRTKGMAKAEKKADRATKQGLVESYIHPGGGVGVLVEVLCETDFVARTDDFKGFVHDVAMHIAATGPLALSADELDQSTLEAEREIYVKQAMEEGKPQEIAEKMVEGRLKKFRKENALLEQPFVKNPDQTIEELVKEKVASLGENIRIHRFARFAIGD